A part of Amycolatopsis lurida genomic DNA contains:
- a CDS encoding sugar ABC transporter substrate-binding protein gives MKLTKKILALTLAAVTATGVASCSVDSGSPEAKSGNGNQAFGSTVELMPARQKALDTMKGKKIAFVPILFKGYQLTENWGTTMQRTFDKLGAEFKVYDSNFSSDRMISTINDLIARKAADVLVLQNQDLGLLDNAIDRAQKAGIYTVVLNMMSARLGDAFVGVDVYGAAQSIAKRAMSDCDGRNAPKTISIIDGPGNDPASILWNQGIKDVVEPAGYKVLVAHSQFQNAQAQAAAESVLQQQQGKLCGFMVTFDLNSITVGQTVKAAESRGQVQPGSVGVYTLDADSNWCAALKQGLVTASAAYDVQGIGAAGAVAAQNLIMNGAQPGSTHSVAYVSDTIVDKTNIDKTTIACYESQ, from the coding sequence ATGAAACTCACCAAGAAGATCCTCGCCCTCACGCTGGCCGCGGTGACGGCCACTGGCGTCGCGAGCTGCTCCGTCGACAGCGGCTCGCCGGAAGCCAAGTCCGGCAACGGCAACCAGGCGTTCGGGTCCACTGTGGAACTGATGCCCGCGCGACAGAAGGCGCTCGACACGATGAAGGGCAAGAAGATCGCCTTCGTGCCGATCCTCTTCAAGGGCTACCAGCTCACGGAGAACTGGGGCACGACGATGCAGCGCACCTTCGACAAACTCGGCGCCGAGTTCAAGGTGTACGACTCGAACTTCAGCAGCGACCGGATGATCAGCACCATCAACGACCTGATCGCCCGCAAGGCCGCCGACGTCCTCGTGCTGCAGAACCAGGATCTCGGCCTGCTCGACAACGCCATCGACCGCGCGCAGAAGGCCGGTATCTACACGGTGGTGCTCAACATGATGTCCGCTCGCCTCGGTGACGCCTTCGTCGGTGTCGACGTCTACGGCGCGGCACAGTCGATCGCCAAGCGCGCGATGTCCGATTGCGACGGTCGCAACGCGCCCAAGACGATCTCGATCATCGACGGCCCCGGCAACGACCCGGCGTCGATCCTGTGGAACCAGGGGATCAAGGACGTCGTGGAACCGGCGGGCTACAAGGTCCTCGTCGCCCACTCGCAGTTCCAGAACGCCCAGGCGCAGGCGGCCGCCGAATCCGTGCTCCAGCAGCAACAGGGCAAACTCTGCGGCTTCATGGTCACCTTCGACCTCAACTCGATCACCGTCGGGCAGACGGTCAAGGCCGCCGAATCGCGCGGCCAGGTGCAGCCCGGCTCGGTCGGCGTCTACACCCTCGACGCGGACAGCAACTGGTGCGCCGCCCTGAAACAAGGCCTGGTGACCGCCTCGGCAGCCTACGACGTCCAGGGCATCGGCGCGGCGGGCGCGGTCGCGGCGCAGAACCTGATCATGAACGGCGCGCAGCCCGGCAGCACGCACTCGGTGGCCTACGTGTCGGACACGATCGTCGACAAGACCAACATCGACAAGACCACCATCGCCTGCTACGAGAGCCAGTAG
- a CDS encoding ABC transporter permease — protein MTTVATKPRGSLRARLGGYDQTYPVLAITVLLALAGGLTTANFLSTGNFASILNLSAAFGILAIGQAIVILGKGLDLSVAGIGLGCAQATLAFIDRGMPEWQAIALMTALALAIGLVNGILVALFEVPALFVTLATGMLAIGGIDILFLTENVYGVPPASFLAELSGASVFGVPRPVLIAGAVFLIAWLFVAYTTPGRLTRAMGDNFATARSTGAPVRPLQILTYVLSALLAALAGYVTVSLQGSVQTTVTSFAPILFTALTVVVIGGVSLSGGRGTILGVLAGALFVGVLNNLLVLHGLSTAVQDLIRGGVLAAAIAFDAWLHPRNDETEKSGEL, from the coding sequence ATGACTACTGTGGCAACGAAGCCACGCGGGTCGCTTCGCGCGCGCCTGGGTGGCTACGACCAGACCTATCCGGTCCTCGCGATCACCGTCCTGCTGGCGCTGGCCGGCGGCCTGACCACGGCGAACTTCCTGAGTACCGGGAACTTCGCCAGCATCCTGAACCTGTCGGCGGCGTTCGGCATCCTGGCCATCGGCCAGGCGATCGTGATCCTCGGCAAGGGACTCGATCTGTCCGTGGCGGGCATCGGCCTCGGCTGTGCCCAGGCGACGCTGGCGTTCATCGACAGGGGCATGCCGGAATGGCAGGCGATCGCCCTGATGACCGCGCTGGCGCTGGCGATCGGCCTGGTCAACGGTATCCTCGTCGCCCTCTTCGAGGTACCCGCGCTGTTCGTGACGCTCGCGACCGGCATGCTCGCCATCGGCGGGATCGACATCCTGTTCCTCACCGAGAACGTCTACGGCGTGCCGCCCGCGTCGTTCCTGGCCGAACTCAGTGGTGCTTCGGTGTTCGGGGTGCCCCGGCCGGTGCTCATCGCGGGCGCCGTGTTCCTGATCGCGTGGCTGTTCGTCGCCTACACCACGCCCGGGCGGCTGACCCGCGCGATGGGGGACAACTTCGCGACGGCACGGTCGACCGGCGCCCCGGTCCGGCCGCTGCAGATCCTCACCTACGTGCTTTCCGCGTTGCTCGCCGCGCTCGCCGGCTATGTCACGGTCTCCCTGCAGGGGAGCGTGCAGACCACGGTCACGTCCTTCGCCCCGATCCTGTTCACCGCGCTGACGGTGGTCGTGATCGGCGGGGTGTCGCTGTCCGGTGGCCGCGGAACCATCCTTGGCGTCCTCGCGGGCGCCCTCTTCGTCGGCGTGCTCAACAACCTGTTGGTACTGCACGGGTTGAGCACCGCGGTGCAGGACTTGATCCGGGGCGGCGTGCTCGCCGCCGCCATCGCGTTCGACGCGTGGCTGCATCCGCGCAACGACGAAACCGAGAAATCCGGCGAACTGTGA
- a CDS encoding MmgE/PrpD family protein yields the protein MPTIIEQLAEFAADTEVRNLPDEVVSESQRILLDSLGCAVASLDDEGAQRGVGYGRYLGGTEGPASILGTGTTTSVPGAAFANAELINALDQDAVLPPGHVTPYVLPGALATAESLQGSGEKLLTAIAVAHEMSFRIGKATDYLRDIKDGVVTIPDVIGYSSTLFGAAAAIGVVKGFSRETLADALGIMGSTAPTNTQRAWMMHAPSTTIKYQLAGGMALSAVTAANLAELGHTGDQEMLDDREYGFPRFIGTSRWEPAPITAGLGTEWTFTPFQSFKPYPHCRVMHALFDALTEIVETHDIRPDEIDAIDAWGESFVLQPVWVNEDIRNPRDAQFGMTHGLAMAAHRIPPGKDWQTPEAVLDPSVLDLTKKATFREHPDYTAALRGDPAARRSRVEVQARGTTFTGERAYPKGSPSPDPATFMTDGELIAKFRHNVEDVLTDADADAVIEAVFDLRNVEDVTEFTKRLRPVLPS from the coding sequence ATGCCGACGATCATCGAGCAACTCGCGGAATTCGCGGCAGATACCGAGGTTCGGAATTTGCCGGACGAGGTGGTGAGCGAGTCCCAGCGTATCCTGCTCGACTCGCTCGGCTGCGCTGTCGCCTCCCTCGACGACGAAGGCGCTCAACGCGGCGTCGGCTACGGCCGGTACCTCGGTGGTACCGAGGGGCCCGCGTCGATCTTGGGCACGGGGACCACGACCTCCGTGCCGGGTGCGGCCTTCGCCAACGCGGAACTGATCAACGCCCTCGACCAGGACGCCGTCCTGCCGCCTGGTCACGTGACGCCGTACGTCCTGCCCGGAGCGCTGGCGACGGCGGAATCGTTGCAGGGCAGCGGGGAGAAGCTCCTGACCGCGATCGCGGTCGCGCACGAGATGTCCTTCCGCATCGGCAAGGCGACTGACTACCTGCGCGACATCAAGGACGGTGTCGTCACCATCCCCGACGTCATCGGCTACAGCAGCACGCTGTTCGGCGCGGCCGCCGCGATCGGTGTGGTCAAGGGATTCTCCCGCGAGACCCTGGCCGACGCGCTCGGGATCATGGGGTCCACGGCCCCCACGAACACCCAGCGGGCGTGGATGATGCACGCGCCGTCGACGACGATCAAGTACCAGCTCGCCGGCGGGATGGCTCTGTCGGCGGTCACCGCGGCGAATCTCGCCGAACTCGGGCACACCGGCGACCAGGAGATGCTCGACGACCGCGAGTACGGCTTCCCGCGCTTCATCGGCACCTCTCGGTGGGAGCCGGCGCCCATCACGGCAGGCCTGGGTACGGAATGGACCTTCACACCGTTCCAGTCCTTCAAGCCGTACCCGCATTGCCGCGTGATGCACGCGTTGTTCGACGCGCTCACCGAGATCGTCGAGACCCACGACATCCGTCCGGACGAGATCGACGCCATCGACGCGTGGGGCGAGAGCTTCGTGCTGCAGCCGGTGTGGGTCAACGAGGACATCCGCAATCCGCGTGACGCCCAATTCGGCATGACGCACGGCTTGGCGATGGCCGCGCACCGGATCCCGCCGGGCAAGGACTGGCAGACACCGGAAGCGGTGCTCGACCCGTCCGTGCTCGACCTGACCAAGAAGGCAACCTTCCGGGAACATCCGGACTACACCGCCGCCCTGCGCGGCGACCCGGCGGCGCGGCGATCCCGCGTCGAGGTGCAAGCCCGCGGCACCACCTTCACCGGCGAACGCGCCTATCCGAAGGGCAGTCCTTCGCCCGACCCGGCGACGTTCATGACCGACGGCGAACTGATCGCCAAGTTCCGGCACAACGTCGAGGACGTCCTGACCGACGCCGACGCGGACGCCGTCATCGAAGCCGTCTTCGACCTGCGGAACGTCGAGGACGTCACCGAGTTCACGAAACGGCTCCGCCCGGTCCTTCCCTCCTGA
- a CDS encoding LuxR C-terminal-related transcriptional regulator, with protein sequence MTLERFRRSPGGAVLDGGLGTRLEQLAADVGTVLDREFIPPRGPAGNAANALRSLSAMWDAVLAETMRSAGPEVSPERRRRLTELLARIRSAESAVTDFRLAAGAGLLDRVRGALAEIRDVTGVEELLTCAPEACCGLGFDRALVSRVEDSVWKLHTMCIIRDPRMAEEMVAAGQANPPRLDGTLVETDVVSQAKPGLVYDVQNNPRVARDLVRISGCSSYGIAPLTVQGQVVGLVHGDCYHQRRDVDATDRAMLNLFAEGLSQILARVTILDGLSTVAAGIERLVAPGGRPPVRVPEIAAEDFGLTQRETEIVRLLAAGASNQQISGRLFISEGTVKSHVTHILRKLGAANRAEAVSRWLRRTSAN encoded by the coding sequence ATGACGCTCGAACGTTTTCGCAGGTCGCCTGGCGGTGCTGTGCTCGATGGAGGCCTCGGTACCCGGCTCGAACAGCTGGCCGCCGACGTCGGCACCGTGCTCGACCGGGAGTTCATCCCGCCGCGGGGTCCAGCGGGTAACGCGGCGAACGCGCTGCGCTCGCTGTCGGCCATGTGGGACGCCGTGCTCGCCGAGACGATGCGCTCGGCTGGGCCGGAGGTATCGCCGGAGCGGCGGCGACGATTGACCGAGTTGCTCGCCCGCATCCGTTCAGCGGAATCGGCGGTCACGGACTTCCGGCTCGCCGCCGGCGCCGGTCTGCTTGACCGGGTGCGCGGCGCGCTGGCCGAGATCCGCGACGTCACCGGTGTCGAAGAACTGCTCACCTGCGCCCCCGAGGCATGCTGTGGTCTCGGCTTCGACCGCGCTCTGGTGTCGCGTGTGGAGGATTCGGTCTGGAAGCTGCACACCATGTGCATCATCCGCGATCCACGGATGGCCGAAGAGATGGTCGCGGCGGGGCAGGCGAATCCGCCCCGGCTCGACGGCACGCTCGTCGAGACCGACGTCGTCTCGCAGGCGAAGCCGGGGCTGGTGTACGACGTGCAGAACAATCCCCGCGTCGCGCGGGACCTGGTCCGGATCTCCGGCTGTAGCTCCTACGGCATCGCGCCACTGACGGTCCAGGGGCAGGTGGTCGGTCTGGTCCACGGCGACTGCTATCACCAGCGCCGCGACGTCGACGCGACCGATCGCGCGATGCTCAACCTCTTCGCAGAGGGGCTCAGTCAGATCCTCGCGCGGGTGACCATTCTGGATGGACTGTCCACAGTGGCCGCTGGAATCGAGCGGCTCGTCGCGCCGGGCGGTCGTCCACCGGTGCGGGTGCCTGAGATCGCGGCGGAGGACTTCGGGCTGACCCAGCGCGAGACCGAGATCGTCCGGTTGCTCGCGGCGGGTGCGTCGAACCAGCAGATCTCCGGGCGACTCTTCATATCCGAGGGGACCGTGAAGTCCCACGTCACCCATATTCTGCGCAAGCTCGGTGCCGCCAACCGGGCCGAAGCGGTCTCACGCTGGCTTCGCCGGACCAGCGCGAACTGA
- a CDS encoding acyl-CoA dehydrogenase family protein: MAEAENTVEIVRTATRELARKFDNDYWLDKDRKHEYPWDFIKAFAAGGWLGAMIPEEYGGIGLGLREAAVMMNEISSSGAGMSGGSAIHFYVFPPAPVVKYGSEEMKREFLPRLASGELLMAFGVTEPDAGVDTSRIKTKAVKVNGGWKVNGQKVFITNAQNAQKILLLARTSPRRDDKPLWGMSLFLADMDREHIAVREIDKLGRAAIDTNELFIDDLFVPEDRLVGEIDKGFYYLLDGLNPERIVVGMEGIGLGRAALELASEYAKNRVVFDRPIGQNQAVAHPLADSWIRLEAAEGMAMRAAELFDEGKPCGPEAAAAKYLGAEAGFEACDRAFSTLGGYAYAREYHIERLWREVRLLRNAPFSQEMVRNYISQQVLGLPRSY, from the coding sequence ATGGCGGAAGCCGAAAACACTGTCGAGATCGTCCGGACGGCCACCCGGGAACTGGCCCGGAAGTTTGACAACGACTACTGGCTGGACAAGGACCGCAAGCACGAATACCCGTGGGACTTCATCAAGGCGTTCGCCGCGGGCGGCTGGCTCGGCGCGATGATCCCGGAGGAGTACGGCGGCATCGGCCTCGGCCTCCGTGAGGCGGCCGTGATGATGAACGAGATCTCGTCCTCGGGTGCGGGGATGAGCGGCGGCTCGGCCATCCACTTCTACGTCTTCCCGCCCGCACCGGTCGTCAAGTACGGCTCGGAGGAGATGAAGCGCGAGTTCCTGCCCCGGCTGGCCTCCGGCGAACTGCTGATGGCGTTCGGCGTCACCGAGCCCGACGCCGGTGTCGACACCTCGCGGATCAAGACCAAGGCCGTGAAGGTGAACGGTGGCTGGAAGGTCAACGGCCAGAAGGTATTCATCACCAACGCGCAGAACGCGCAGAAGATCCTCCTACTGGCGCGGACGTCCCCCCGTCGCGACGACAAACCGCTCTGGGGGATGTCGCTGTTCCTCGCGGACATGGATCGTGAGCACATCGCGGTGCGGGAGATCGACAAGCTGGGCCGTGCCGCCATCGACACCAACGAGCTGTTCATCGACGACCTCTTCGTGCCCGAAGACCGGCTGGTCGGCGAGATCGACAAGGGGTTCTACTACCTGCTCGACGGCTTGAACCCCGAGCGCATCGTGGTGGGCATGGAAGGCATCGGTCTCGGCCGAGCCGCCCTGGAGCTCGCCTCGGAGTACGCGAAGAACCGGGTGGTGTTCGACCGGCCGATCGGGCAGAACCAGGCGGTCGCCCACCCGCTGGCCGACTCGTGGATCCGGCTGGAAGCGGCCGAAGGCATGGCGATGCGCGCGGCGGAGCTGTTCGACGAGGGGAAGCCGTGCGGGCCGGAGGCCGCCGCCGCGAAGTACCTCGGCGCGGAGGCCGGTTTCGAGGCGTGTGACCGTGCGTTCTCGACCCTCGGCGGTTACGCGTATGCCAGGGAGTACCACATCGAACGCCTGTGGCGGGAGGTCCGCTTGCTGCGCAACGCGCCGTTCTCGCAGGAGATGGTGCGGAACTACATCTCGCAGCAGGTGCTCGGCTTGCCGCGTTCGTACTGA
- a CDS encoding AMP-binding protein, with protein MPDIAWVPDDAVRERSRLLAALRRWGFAGVDDLNRRAIADPEWFWREVVDDLGVEFAEPFIRVLDESEGKPFPRWFPGGRINVATLAAHRHSRSEKLAVIYEGDSGQRRTLTFAGLDDQVRRFAANLAALGVSRGDRVVLFMPVVPEAAVAFLAIAMLGAVSVPAFSGYAADALATRLQDSEAVALITADGTTRRGKEIGLKATADAAVADAPSVRAVVVLRHLGTDVPMKAGRDVYYDELDADPEPVETAATESNDPLTIVYTSGTTGRPKGIVHSHGGFAVKTATDFAYGFDVHADDVVCWITDLGWLVGPMLIAGPLQLGATIVMIEGLPTHPTADRLWEVVERNGVTVQGIAPTAARALRSADERPAHALSTLRSFVSTGEAWDEPTWWWLFEQVGERRIPIVNYSGGTEVGGGILIGYPFLPAAPAAFTGPLPGVDAAVLDDDGKPIVGAIGELAVRNTFPGMTHAFWQDRERYLDAYWARFDDVWVHGDLASVDDEGSWVIHGRSDDTLKLAGRRVGPAEIEAALLKDRRIAEVAVIGAPDERRGQRAVAFVVLRRQDVDLDDLRATALANAGRSFAPAVYVVKTLPKTKNGKIMRRAIRSRFTGTPVGDLSSLDPATPLEDIPVLADED; from the coding sequence ATGCCTGACATCGCTTGGGTCCCGGACGACGCGGTCCGGGAACGCAGCCGCCTGCTGGCCGCGCTGCGCCGATGGGGCTTCGCCGGAGTGGACGACTTGAACCGCCGGGCCATCGCGGACCCCGAATGGTTCTGGCGTGAAGTCGTCGACGACCTCGGTGTCGAGTTCGCCGAACCGTTCATCCGGGTGCTGGACGAGTCCGAGGGCAAGCCGTTCCCGCGGTGGTTCCCCGGCGGCCGGATCAACGTCGCGACCTTGGCCGCCCACCGCCACTCGCGGTCGGAGAAGCTCGCCGTGATCTACGAAGGCGACTCGGGGCAGCGCCGGACGCTGACCTTCGCCGGACTGGACGACCAGGTGCGGCGGTTCGCCGCGAACCTGGCCGCGCTCGGAGTGTCCCGTGGTGATCGCGTCGTGCTCTTCATGCCCGTCGTCCCGGAAGCCGCGGTCGCGTTCCTGGCGATCGCGATGCTCGGCGCGGTGTCGGTCCCGGCGTTCAGCGGCTACGCGGCCGACGCGCTGGCCACCCGGCTCCAGGACTCCGAAGCCGTCGCGCTGATCACCGCCGACGGCACCACCCGGCGTGGCAAGGAGATCGGGCTCAAGGCCACCGCCGACGCCGCGGTCGCCGACGCGCCGTCCGTCCGCGCGGTCGTCGTCCTCCGGCATCTGGGCACCGACGTGCCGATGAAGGCCGGCCGCGACGTCTACTACGACGAACTCGACGCCGATCCCGAGCCGGTCGAGACCGCGGCGACGGAGTCGAACGACCCGCTCACCATCGTCTACACCTCCGGGACCACGGGGCGGCCCAAGGGCATCGTGCACTCGCACGGCGGGTTCGCGGTCAAGACCGCCACCGACTTCGCTTACGGCTTCGACGTGCACGCCGACGACGTGGTCTGCTGGATCACCGACCTCGGCTGGCTGGTCGGCCCCATGCTGATCGCCGGACCGCTGCAACTCGGCGCGACGATCGTCATGATCGAGGGTCTGCCCACTCATCCGACTGCGGACCGGCTGTGGGAGGTCGTCGAGCGTAACGGTGTGACCGTGCAGGGCATCGCTCCGACGGCGGCTCGTGCCCTGCGGTCCGCGGACGAGCGGCCCGCGCACGCCCTGTCGACGCTGAGGTCCTTCGTCTCCACCGGCGAAGCGTGGGACGAGCCGACGTGGTGGTGGTTGTTCGAGCAGGTCGGGGAGCGGCGTATCCCGATCGTCAACTACAGCGGCGGCACCGAGGTCGGTGGCGGCATCCTGATCGGCTATCCGTTCCTGCCCGCCGCGCCGGCGGCGTTCACCGGGCCACTGCCCGGCGTTGACGCGGCCGTGCTCGACGACGACGGGAAACCGATCGTGGGCGCGATCGGCGAACTGGCGGTCCGCAACACCTTCCCGGGGATGACGCACGCGTTCTGGCAGGACCGGGAGCGCTACCTCGACGCCTACTGGGCTCGGTTCGACGACGTCTGGGTCCATGGTGACCTGGCGAGTGTTGACGATGAGGGTTCGTGGGTGATCCACGGCCGCTCCGACGACACGCTGAAACTGGCGGGTCGCCGGGTCGGCCCGGCCGAGATCGAGGCCGCGCTTCTGAAGGACCGGCGGATCGCGGAGGTCGCGGTTATCGGCGCCCCCGACGAACGCCGTGGCCAGCGCGCGGTGGCCTTCGTCGTGCTCCGGCGCCAGGACGTCGACCTCGACGACCTGCGGGCCACGGCACTGGCGAACGCGGGCAGGTCGTTCGCCCCGGCCGTGTACGTCGTGAAGACGTTGCCCAAGACCAAGAACGGCAAGATCATGCGCCGCGCGATCCGGTCGAGGTTCACCGGCACACCGGTCGGCGATCTGTCCTCTTTGGACCCGGCGACGCCGTTGGAAGACATCCCCGTCCTCGCGGACGAAGACTAG
- a CDS encoding MaoC family dehydratase: protein MAGLYFEEFEPGMVIDHPTRRTVTEADNTLFSVMTLNLAPLHLDAEYSKNSIYGQRLVNSLFILGLVSGVTVPETTQGTTLGNLGFEQIKFPKPVFHGDTIHVRTEIVSKRESKSRDDSGIVMFRHFGLNQRDEIVCDALRAGLMMKRPVKQD, encoded by the coding sequence ATGGCAGGCCTGTACTTCGAGGAGTTCGAACCCGGGATGGTCATCGACCACCCGACCCGCCGCACCGTCACCGAGGCGGACAACACCCTGTTCAGCGTCATGACACTGAACCTCGCGCCACTGCACCTGGACGCCGAGTACAGCAAGAACTCGATCTACGGCCAGCGTCTGGTCAACAGCCTGTTCATCCTGGGACTGGTGTCCGGGGTGACGGTGCCGGAGACGACGCAGGGGACCACACTCGGCAACCTCGGGTTCGAGCAGATCAAGTTCCCCAAGCCGGTCTTCCACGGCGACACCATCCACGTGCGCACCGAGATCGTCAGCAAGCGCGAGTCGAAGAGCCGCGACGATTCCGGCATCGTGATGTTCCGGCACTTCGGGCTCAACCAGCGCGACGAGATCGTCTGTGACGCGCTGCGCGCCGGGCTCATGATGAAGCGCCCCGTGAAGCAGGACTGA
- a CDS encoding HpcH/HpaI aldolase/citrate lyase family protein, which produces MKPYRSMLFVPGHKAAWADKGIASGADALILDLEDSVPAAEKDQARATVAGTIDRLTADGVRPDLWVRANPEVSGLLSADLEAVVRPGLAGLFLAKVFTAREIVRLDGVLTHLEQRDELEPGSVKLILSFETATSMAHCEEIAAASPRVASLLGATGPNADVGRELGFEFTPAGLETLYLRSRLVLAARSNGLHHPVAGVWQDIKDLDGCRRFCLDNRGLGYRGLVAIHPSHVAVANEVFAPSPEQVEQSRRMIAAFREAEAAGSAAVDFEGQHIDIAHVKTAEGVIELADALSIHA; this is translated from the coding sequence ATGAAACCGTATCGCTCGATGCTCTTCGTTCCCGGCCACAAGGCGGCCTGGGCGGACAAGGGCATCGCCTCGGGGGCGGACGCCTTGATCCTCGACCTCGAGGACTCGGTCCCGGCCGCGGAGAAGGATCAGGCTCGCGCGACTGTCGCCGGCACGATCGACCGGCTGACCGCGGACGGAGTGCGTCCCGACCTGTGGGTACGCGCCAATCCCGAGGTGAGCGGCCTGCTGAGCGCCGACCTCGAAGCGGTCGTCCGCCCCGGCCTGGCGGGCTTGTTCCTCGCGAAGGTGTTCACCGCGCGAGAGATCGTCCGCCTCGACGGAGTCCTGACCCATCTGGAGCAACGGGACGAGCTCGAACCGGGTTCGGTGAAGCTGATCCTGAGCTTCGAGACGGCGACGTCGATGGCGCACTGCGAGGAGATCGCCGCCGCCAGCCCGCGGGTGGCGTCGTTGCTGGGTGCCACGGGGCCGAACGCCGACGTCGGGCGTGAACTCGGGTTCGAATTCACCCCGGCCGGACTGGAGACGCTCTACCTGCGCAGCCGGCTGGTGCTCGCGGCCCGGTCGAACGGCCTCCATCACCCGGTGGCCGGGGTATGGCAGGACATCAAGGACCTGGACGGCTGCCGCCGGTTCTGTCTGGACAACCGCGGCCTCGGGTACCGGGGCCTGGTCGCGATCCACCCGTCCCACGTTGCGGTGGCGAACGAGGTGTTCGCGCCGTCGCCGGAGCAGGTCGAGCAGTCCCGCCGGATGATCGCGGCGTTCCGTGAGGCGGAGGCCGCGGGCAGTGCGGCGGTCGACTTCGAAGGGCAGCACATCGACATCGCGCACGTGAAGACGGCCGAAGGCGTCATCGAGCTGGCGGACGCCTTGTCGATTCACGCGTGA
- a CDS encoding alpha/beta fold hydrolase — MSRREATEMLQETTTFRGAHGLRLSGDRWERPGSDRGTVLLLHGGGQTRHSWNRTARALAAEGWQAWTIDTRGHGDSEWSPGGRYTLDDFTADLYAIVAQLGTKPVVVGASLGGRTALAAEGERPGTLAGLVLVDITHRTGPSGQSRVKRFMTGAPHGFATLEEAADAISAYRPERPRPRSLDGLKRNLRRGEDGRWYWHWDPRFLGSTADAGYYSPERLGRAARAIAIPTLLVRGLHSDIVTAESAAEFLDLVPTAREIAVTAGHMITGDDNAVFTTHLRDFLTHDVA, encoded by the coding sequence GTGTCGAGGCGAGAGGCGACCGAAATGCTCCAAGAGACGACCACCTTCCGCGGGGCACACGGCCTCCGGCTCAGTGGCGACCGCTGGGAACGGCCCGGCTCAGATCGCGGCACCGTGCTGTTGCTGCACGGCGGCGGCCAGACCCGTCACTCCTGGAACCGCACCGCGCGCGCTCTCGCCGCGGAAGGCTGGCAGGCCTGGACGATCGACACTCGCGGCCACGGCGACAGCGAATGGTCACCGGGCGGCCGGTACACCCTCGACGACTTCACCGCCGACCTCTACGCGATCGTGGCCCAACTGGGCACGAAGCCCGTGGTGGTCGGTGCGTCGCTGGGCGGGCGCACCGCCCTCGCCGCCGAAGGTGAACGCCCCGGCACCCTGGCCGGACTCGTGCTGGTCGACATCACCCACCGCACCGGGCCCTCCGGACAGTCCCGCGTCAAACGATTCATGACCGGTGCGCCGCACGGGTTCGCCACTCTCGAAGAAGCCGCTGACGCCATTTCCGCCTACCGGCCGGAACGACCACGTCCCCGCAGCCTCGACGGCCTCAAGCGCAACCTGCGCCGGGGTGAGGACGGGCGCTGGTATTGGCATTGGGATCCCCGGTTCCTCGGCTCCACCGCCGACGCGGGGTACTACTCCCCCGAACGACTCGGGCGCGCCGCGCGCGCGATCGCGATACCGACCCTGCTCGTGCGCGGCCTGCACTCGGACATCGTGACAGCCGAGTCGGCGGCGGAGTTTCTTGACCTCGTCCCCACCGCGCGCGAGATCGCGGTCACCGCCGGGCACATGATCACCGGCGACGACAACGCCGTCTTCACCACGCACCTGCGAGATTTCCTGACTCACGACGTTGCCTGA
- a CDS encoding SDR family NAD(P)-dependent oxidoreductase, producing MNVLISGAAGGVGSATARRFAADGARVAVTDINADRLKEVADEIGGIALPADGTQREAVAEVVRQAVAELGGLDAVIATQGAAVAGTASPKADDAWFRAFDVNLHGSYFLAGEVLPHLVESRGSLVLFASTAGLLSGPPGTVGYSAAKAGVIGLVRWLARDYGPRGVRVNGVCPGWVRTPLGEGAMGYLAQREGITVDEAYQLVAEHVPLRRVAEPEEIASVCAFLASSDASIITGQVLVADGGGAAVDPATTVFDAP from the coding sequence ATGAACGTCCTGATCAGTGGAGCCGCCGGTGGCGTGGGCTCGGCGACAGCGCGCCGCTTCGCCGCGGACGGCGCTCGCGTCGCGGTGACCGACATCAACGCCGACCGGCTCAAGGAAGTGGCCGACGAGATCGGCGGGATCGCCCTGCCCGCCGACGGTACCCAACGGGAAGCCGTCGCCGAGGTCGTACGGCAGGCCGTCGCCGAGCTCGGCGGGCTGGACGCGGTGATCGCCACCCAGGGCGCCGCCGTCGCCGGCACCGCCAGTCCCAAGGCGGACGACGCGTGGTTCCGCGCCTTCGACGTGAACCTGCACGGCTCGTACTTCCTGGCGGGTGAAGTACTTCCGCATCTGGTGGAGAGCCGCGGATCGCTGGTGCTGTTCGCCTCGACCGCCGGTCTGCTCTCCGGGCCGCCCGGCACCGTGGGGTACAGCGCGGCGAAGGCCGGCGTGATCGGCCTGGTCCGCTGGCTGGCTCGGGACTACGGCCCGCGTGGCGTCCGGGTCAACGGCGTGTGCCCCGGCTGGGTTCGCACGCCGCTGGGGGAGGGCGCGATGGGTTACCTCGCCCAGCGTGAGGGCATCACGGTCGACGAGGCCTATCAGCTGGTGGCGGAACACGTCCCGTTGCGTCGGGTCGCCGAGCCTGAGGAGATCGCGTCGGTGTGCGCCTTCCTGGCCTCGTCGGACGCTTCGATCATAACCGGGCAGGTACTGGTGGCCGATGGCGGCGGCGCGGCGGTGGACCCGGCGACCACGGTGTTCGACGCGCCCTAG